One part of the Vitis riparia cultivar Riparia Gloire de Montpellier isolate 1030 chromosome 6, EGFV_Vit.rip_1.0, whole genome shotgun sequence genome encodes these proteins:
- the LOC117916880 gene encoding uncharacterized protein LOC117916880 translates to MAFMEGSAADMLIKVVVFALVQGLVFLILKSSSDVFSKNKMRSLSFKPARSASIRRILAVISDLPAGGEVSSRSSRGLLAPSTGEYATADEDKY, encoded by the coding sequence ATGGCATTTATGGAGGGCTCTGCAGCGGATATGCTGATCAAGGTGGTGGTGTTCGCTCTTGTTCAAGGCCTGGTTTTTCTGATCCTTAAGAGTTCTTCAGACGTGTTCTCCAAGAACAAGATGAGATCTCTCAGCTTCAAGCCTGCTCGGTCTGCTAGCATTCGCCGCATTCTTGCTGTCATCTCGGATTTGCCTGCCGGCGGCGAGGTGTCATCGCGATCATCAAGAGGCCTGCTGGCACCCAGTACTGGAGAATATGCCACTGCTGATGAGGATAAATACTAA
- the LOC117916113 gene encoding uncharacterized protein LOC117916113: MKKSSGAEKKRVKRQSGSLQNGIRDSNSDTPPRKQAAKKDVFQLFAEKVRDHKDLVSRWAVLQETRVEYFRGKDFVSFLRNHPDLKEILESDRNLEVEDIVNVLLRKNLLVRCDRVVKTVRPGKKKLSTWPAHLEIFPDQLFSENDAFFAWTFVKRRPLWQTLLSFFWPVLTLAICLFPVYPHGCKLLVLYTCAGVLLLILSLLLLRVAIFGALWIILGKRVWFFPNILVEEVTLRELFRFLPNKDEEERPKWTARLLFAVLAVLFILLLRHHAPDEAARARYQKRVSNIIDDVLEWSPRLALSGMMEKQQPVVDDVTEPTNGFTDGSKASPEEAVSPDGTDGETVSDQHGDGDDAGTRLHDDQQQDEDRT, encoded by the exons AAACAAGCTGCAAAAAAGGATGTTTTTCAGTTGTTTGCTGAGAAAGTGAGGGATCACAAGGATCTGGTATCTAGGTGGGCTGTCTTACAGGAGACACGTGTTGAATATTTTAGAGGGAAGGATTTTGTTAGCTTTTTGAGAAATCATCCAGACCTTAAAGAGATACTCGAATCAGATAGAAACCTAGAAGTAGAGGATATTGTCAATGTTCTATTGAGGAAGAATCTTTTAGTGCGCTGTGATCGTGTGGTGAAAACTGTTCGACCTGGAAAGAAAAAACTGTCTACTTGGCCAGCACATTTAGAGATCTTCCCT GATcaattattttctgaaaatgatGCCTTTTTCGCATGGACATTTGTCAAACGGAGGCCATTGTGGCAGAcacttctctcatttttctggCCTGTGTTGACTCTTGCTATTTGCTTGTTTCCGGTATATCCTCATGGGTGCAAGTTACTAGTACTATATACATGTGCTGGTGTTCTACTACTCATACTCTCCCTGCTATTAT TGAGAGTTGCAATTTTTGGTGCTTTATGGATAATTCTTGGAAAGCGGGTCTGGTTTTTCCCTAACATCCTTGTAGAGGAAGTAACACTACGAGAATTATTCCGGTTTTTGCCCAATAAAGATGAGGAGGAGCGCCCAAAGTGGACAGCTAGGCTTTTGTTTGCAGTGTTGGCTGTGCTGTTTATATTGTTGCTCAGGCACCATGCCCCTGATGAAGCTGCAAGAGCCAG GTATCAGAAGCGGGTCTCAAACATAATAGATGATGTTCTTGAGTGGTCACCAAGATTGGCTTTGTCTGGAATGATGGAGAAGCAGCAACCAGTAGTTGATGATGTCACAGAACCCACCAACGGTTTCACAGATGGGAGCAAAGCAAGCCCTGAAGAAGCGGTTTCACCTGATGGCACGGATGGAGAAACTGTCTCAGATCAACATGGGGATGGAGACGACGCTGGAACTAGGTTGCATGATGATCAACAACAGGATGAGGATCGTACGTGA
- the LOC117916114 gene encoding nuclear transcription factor Y subunit A-1-like, with translation MQSNSKGPNQIGPPHTAPPSSVYSEPWWRGVGYNPISTTMTGGNTNNSPSSECPNGGSESNDGQSHSNGGLNEEDDDSIKESQATASSQSNGNYGQEHQNLQHIAPNIQIGSSECLTQPPQLELVGHSIACASNPYQDPYYGGMMTAYGPQPLVHPHLLGMHQARMPLPLEMTQDPVYVNPKQYHGILRRRQSRAKAELEKKLIKVRKPYLHESRHQHALRRARSSGGRFAKKNAAEASKHASEEKVTALGSAPSPQSVSSSGSERLPSDSTETWNSSSRQQEARGPQAHDTHEPPKYKNGSGYYQSPGDSQTTNHSHTSERGEEDQQWKSFSADQGSQRPHAFQ, from the exons ATGCAGTCAAATTCCAAAGGTCCAAATCAAATAGGACCCCCACATACAGCTCCACCTTCCTCTGTTTATTCTGAACCTTGGTGGCGTGGTGTTGGGTATAACCCCATTTCCACAACTATGACAGGGGGGAATACAAACAATTCTCCTTCATCTGAATGTCCAAATGGTGGTTCAGAATCCAATGATGGTCAGTCACATTCTAATGGTGGACTGAATGAGGAAGATGATGATAGTATCAAAGAATCACAAGCTACTGCATCCTCACAATCAA ATGGGAACTATGGACAAGAACATCAGAATTTGCAGCATATTGCACCCAATATACAGATAGGAAGTTCTGAATGCCTCACACAGCCTCCACAGCTTGAACTTGTTGGTCACTCAATT GCTTGTGCGTCAAATCCATATCAGGATCCATATTATGGGGGGATGATGACAGCTTATGGACCTCAGCCTTTG GTTCATCCTCATTTACTTGGAATGCATCAAGCTAGAATGCCTTTACCCCTTGAGATGACACAAGATCCTGTTTATGTTAATCCAAAGCAGTACCATGGGATTTTGAGGCGAAGACAGTCCCGTGCCAAAGCGGAACTTGAAAAAAAGTTGATAAAAGTCCGAAAG CCATATCTGCACGAATCCAGACACCAGCACGCCCTTAGAAGGGCAAGGAGTAGTGGAGGCCGTTTTGCAAAAAAGAATGCAGCTGAAGCTTCTAAACACGCTTCTGAAGAAAAGGTCACAGCTTTAGGCTCAGCCCCTTCACCACAATCTGTCAGTTCATCGGGTTCAGAGCGGTTGCCGTCTGACTCTACTGAAACCTGGAATTCCTCCAGTAGACAGCAAGAAGCAAGAGGGCCCCAAGCACATGACACCCATGAACcacccaaatataaaaatggcAGCGGCTACTACCAAAGTCCTGGTGACTCACAGACAACAAATCATTCACACACTAGTGAGAGAGGGGAGGAAGACCAGCAATGGAAAAGCTTCTCTGCTGACCAGGGTTCTCAGAGGCCCCATGCCTTCCAGTGA